A window from Bordetella petrii encodes these proteins:
- a CDS encoding FAD-dependent oxidoreductase, translating to MTTQPAHTGVLIAGAGPVGLVLAMELAARGIDVTVLEPRQRLEPPNVKCNHVSARSMEILRRLGVAGAVRQAGLPEDYPHDIAYRTTATGQELTRIPIPCRRDRYTAAAGPDTGWPTAEPPHRINQIYLEPILFLHAEAQARIRILNRAALRDFEQDAQGVRAVAEHVDTGEQLAFSCDYLVGCDGGRSMVRKRIGAQLRGDAVVQRVQSTYIHAPGLLARFRHAPAWATFSLNPRRSGNMYAIDGRERWLIHNYLRDDEPDFESVDRDASIRAILGVDAGFRYDIISKEDWYGRRLVADRFRDRRVFLCGDSAHLWVPYAGYGMNAGIADAANLAWLLAARLQGWGAPGILDAYEAERLPITEQVSHFAMNHAHAMASQRKSVPDGIEQPGPQGDALRAALGRAAYELNVQQYCCAGLNFGYFYDRSPLVAYDGEAAPGYSMGAFTASTVPGCRTPYFELEDGTPLYDVLGPGYTLLRFDPAIDIAPLLRAARAGGMPLAVLDVGRHDPRAAAYRHALLLSRPDQHVAWRGDALPADPESLVARLCGAAH from the coding sequence ATGACTACGCAGCCCGCCCACACCGGTGTACTGATTGCCGGCGCCGGCCCGGTAGGCCTGGTGCTGGCCATGGAACTGGCCGCCCGCGGCATCGACGTCACGGTGCTGGAACCGCGCCAGCGGCTCGAACCGCCCAACGTCAAGTGCAACCACGTGTCGGCGCGCTCGATGGAGATCCTGCGCCGCCTGGGCGTGGCCGGCGCGGTGCGCCAGGCCGGGCTGCCGGAAGACTATCCGCACGACATCGCCTACCGTACCACCGCCACCGGCCAGGAACTGACCCGCATCCCCATCCCGTGCCGGCGCGACCGCTACACGGCCGCCGCAGGCCCCGACACCGGCTGGCCCACCGCCGAGCCGCCGCACCGCATCAACCAGATCTACCTGGAACCCATCCTGTTCCTGCACGCCGAGGCGCAGGCCCGCATCCGCATCCTGAACCGCGCGGCGCTGCGCGATTTCGAACAGGACGCGCAAGGCGTGCGGGCCGTGGCCGAGCACGTCGACACTGGCGAGCAGTTGGCATTCAGCTGCGACTACCTGGTCGGCTGCGATGGCGGCCGCTCGATGGTGCGCAAGCGCATCGGCGCGCAGCTGCGCGGCGATGCGGTGGTGCAGCGGGTGCAGTCCACCTATATCCACGCGCCCGGCCTGCTGGCGCGCTTCCGGCATGCGCCGGCCTGGGCCACGTTTTCGCTCAATCCGCGCCGCAGCGGCAACATGTACGCCATCGATGGCCGCGAACGCTGGCTGATCCACAATTATCTGCGCGACGACGAGCCCGACTTCGAATCGGTGGACCGCGACGCCTCCATCCGGGCCATCCTGGGCGTGGACGCCGGCTTCCGCTACGACATCATCAGCAAGGAAGACTGGTACGGCCGGCGCCTGGTGGCCGACCGCTTCCGCGACCGGCGCGTGTTCCTGTGCGGCGATTCCGCCCACCTGTGGGTGCCCTATGCCGGCTACGGCATGAACGCCGGCATCGCCGACGCCGCCAATCTGGCCTGGCTGCTGGCCGCGCGCCTGCAGGGCTGGGGCGCGCCGGGCATCCTGGATGCCTACGAGGCCGAGCGCCTGCCCATCACCGAGCAAGTGTCGCACTTCGCCATGAATCATGCGCACGCCATGGCCAGCCAGCGCAAGAGCGTGCCCGACGGCATCGAGCAGCCCGGCCCGCAGGGCGACGCGCTGCGGGCGGCGCTGGGCCGCGCGGCCTACGAGCTGAACGTGCAGCAGTACTGCTGCGCCGGGCTGAACTTCGGCTACTTCTATGACCGCTCGCCGCTGGTGGCCTACGACGGCGAAGCGGCGCCCGGCTATTCCATGGGTGCGTTCACCGCGTCCACCGTGCCCGGCTGCCGCACGCCCTATTTCGAGCTGGAAGACGGCACGCCGCTGTACGACGTGCTGGGCCCGGGTTATACGCTGCTGCGCTTCGACCCCGCCATCGACATCGCGCCGCTGCTGCGCGCCGCACGGGCCGGCGGCATGCCGCTGGCCGTGCTGGACGTGGGCCGCCACGACCCGCGCGCCGCGGCGTACCGGCACGCGCTGCTACTGTCGCGGCCCGACCAGCACGTGGCCTGGCGCGGCGACGCCCTGCCCGCCGACCCGGAATCGCTGGTGGCCCGCCTGTGCGGCGCCGCGCACTGA
- a CDS encoding LysR family transcriptional regulator, which translates to MTPTLRQLQAFVHVYRLGSLTQAAQAMHVTQSAASVLLQQLEEALGVLLFDRTSRTLRPTDAGREAYEMAQRVLQDVDLLVSNARGLADRRRGLLHFAVTTSVAATLMPLAIEQFQQRYPDIRLVMHDLGPDRLIAPVLEQEVEFSIGTPDARAAGIALTPLLRDQLGVVCRDDSPLAARKRLRWRDLAPFPLITVRHGNGIRTLIDGALSQAGIDFHPAWEVSFLSTALALTSRGLGVSVLPGYLVSGFQYPNLLTRPLHDPAVERSLYVVTRKGHTLSPAAAALIGVFTEILAQPR; encoded by the coding sequence ATGACGCCGACCCTGCGCCAGCTGCAGGCCTTCGTGCACGTGTACCGGCTGGGCAGCCTGACCCAGGCCGCGCAGGCCATGCACGTGACGCAGTCGGCCGCCAGCGTGCTGCTGCAGCAGCTTGAAGAAGCGCTGGGCGTGCTGCTGTTCGACCGCACTTCGCGCACGCTGCGTCCCACCGACGCCGGCCGCGAGGCCTACGAGATGGCGCAGCGCGTGCTGCAGGATGTCGACCTGCTGGTCAGCAATGCCCGCGGGCTGGCCGACCGGCGGCGCGGGCTGCTGCATTTCGCGGTGACCACTTCCGTGGCGGCCACGCTGATGCCGCTGGCGATCGAGCAGTTCCAGCAGCGTTACCCCGACATCCGCCTGGTGATGCACGACCTGGGGCCCGACCGGCTGATTGCGCCGGTTCTGGAGCAAGAGGTGGAGTTCAGCATCGGCACGCCGGACGCGCGCGCCGCGGGCATCGCCCTGACGCCGCTGCTGCGCGACCAACTGGGGGTGGTGTGCCGCGACGACTCGCCGCTGGCCGCCCGCAAGCGCCTGCGCTGGCGCGACCTGGCGCCGTTCCCGCTGATTACCGTGCGGCATGGCAACGGCATCCGCACGCTGATCGACGGCGCGCTGTCGCAGGCGGGCATTGATTTCCATCCCGCCTGGGAAGTCTCGTTCCTGTCGACCGCGCTGGCCCTGACCTCGCGCGGCCTGGGCGTGTCGGTGCTGCCCGGCTACCTGGTCAGCGGCTTCCAGTATCCCAACCTGTTGACCCGGCCTCTGCACGACCCCGCGGTGGAGCGCAGCCTGTACGTGGTGACGCGCAAGGGCCATACCCTGTCGCCCGCGGCGGCGGCGCTGATCGGCGTATTTACCGAGATCCTGGCGCAGCCGCGCTGA
- a CDS encoding 5-carboxymethyl-2-hydroxymuconate Delta-isomerase has translation MPHIWIEYSNNLRPRLDVPALMRTIQDSAVDDGSVFPLAGARTRAIAVEDYLIVDGHPDNTFIHVTIRVGHGRDAAEKQRAAERVFAALRAFTEPLMAQLPLGLSLQLEEADPVLNLKHNNYRQYLQARQA, from the coding sequence ATGCCCCACATCTGGATAGAGTATTCCAACAACCTGCGCCCGCGCCTGGATGTGCCGGCCCTGATGCGCACCATACAGGACAGCGCCGTCGATGACGGCAGCGTATTCCCCCTGGCCGGCGCGCGCACGCGCGCCATCGCCGTCGAAGACTACCTGATCGTCGACGGCCACCCCGACAATACCTTCATCCATGTCACCATCAGGGTCGGACATGGCCGCGATGCCGCTGAAAAACAGCGCGCGGCCGAACGGGTGTTCGCCGCGCTGCGCGCTTTCACCGAGCCCCTGATGGCGCAACTGCCGCTGGGCCTGAGCCTGCAGCTGGAAGAAGCCGACCCGGTGCTGAACCTGAAGCACAACAATTACCGGCAATACCTGCAGGCGCGCCAGGCCTGA
- a CDS encoding Bug family tripartite tricarboxylate transporter substrate binding protein codes for MKISTLLAAGCMAAAAYALPASAAYPEKPVNVIVGFAPGGTNDILARLVSSELEKRLGQTFIVENKPGANSMISANYVKAAPNDGYTLLVISSGGLTVNPAVYKPGRLTYDPVKDFTPVALLAKFPLVITTGPKLKDIKSVSELIKLQKSQKAPLTHGVATSTFQLAAELMASMAGVQFTHVPYRGSGPVVVDLTGGQIDLAFLDSAAVIPSVQAGRLHALAVTTKERSPVLPDVPTVAESGLAGYDVPIWSALVAPAGTPPEVVRTLNAALAEILKEPEIQKRYHQLGMDTGTADGEVLRQAISTDIARWTKVAHDAGIQLE; via the coding sequence ATGAAAATATCCACCTTGCTTGCCGCCGGCTGCATGGCCGCCGCGGCGTACGCGCTGCCGGCTTCGGCGGCCTATCCGGAAAAGCCGGTCAACGTCATCGTCGGCTTCGCGCCGGGCGGCACCAACGACATCCTGGCGCGCCTGGTGTCTTCGGAACTGGAAAAGCGCCTGGGGCAGACCTTCATCGTCGAGAACAAGCCCGGCGCCAATTCCATGATCTCGGCCAACTACGTGAAAGCCGCGCCCAACGACGGCTACACGCTGCTGGTGATATCGAGCGGCGGCCTGACGGTGAACCCCGCGGTGTACAAGCCCGGCCGCCTGACGTACGACCCCGTGAAAGACTTCACGCCCGTGGCGCTGCTGGCGAAGTTTCCGCTGGTGATCACCACCGGCCCCAAACTGAAAGACATCAAGTCGGTGTCGGAACTGATCAAGCTGCAGAAGTCGCAGAAAGCGCCGTTGACGCATGGCGTGGCGACTTCGACCTTCCAGCTGGCGGCGGAGCTGATGGCCAGCATGGCGGGCGTGCAGTTCACGCACGTGCCGTACCGGGGCTCGGGGCCGGTGGTGGTGGACCTGACCGGCGGCCAGATCGACCTGGCCTTCCTGGACAGCGCGGCCGTGATCCCGTCGGTGCAGGCCGGCCGCCTGCACGCGCTGGCGGTGACCACCAAAGAGCGTTCGCCGGTGCTGCCCGACGTGCCGACCGTGGCCGAATCGGGCCTGGCCGGCTATGACGTGCCGATCTGGAGCGCGCTGGTGGCTCCGGCGGGCACGCCGCCCGAGGTGGTGCGCACGCTGAACGCCGCGCTGGCCGAGATCCTGAAAGAGCCCGAGATCCAGAAGCGCTATCACCAGCTAGGCATGGACACCGGCACGGCCGACGGCGAGGTGCTGCGCCAGGCGATCTCGACCGATATCGCGCGCTGGACCAAGGTGGCGCACGACGCCGGCATCCAGCTCGAATAA
- a CDS encoding IclR family transcriptional regulator produces MEKTSEGVRAVERALAILQAFTLEDSQLSAIELARRVGLSRPTLYRLLYTLENQGYIVSEGDPQRFSLGPAVARLAHIWAAGLDLPRLARPVLQQVWEQTRETVALFVPRGDLRLCVAELPCPQPLSFKRGVGYSEKIERGASGRAILAYAAPTAAQLARYSQALDIEPARLQRDLAQVKKKGYAESHDELMRGATAVAAPFFDRAGAVAGSIGVFGPAVRLDKDRVASLAALVTRAAAELSAMLGHAERAPGAA; encoded by the coding sequence ATGGAAAAAACCTCCGAAGGCGTGCGCGCCGTCGAGCGCGCCCTGGCCATCCTGCAGGCCTTCACGCTCGAAGACTCCCAGCTCTCGGCCATCGAGCTGGCCAGGCGGGTCGGCCTGAGCCGCCCCACGCTGTACCGGCTGCTGTACACCCTGGAAAACCAGGGCTATATCGTGTCCGAGGGCGACCCCCAGCGCTTCAGCCTGGGCCCCGCCGTGGCCCGCCTGGCGCACATCTGGGCCGCCGGCCTGGATCTGCCGCGCCTGGCGCGCCCGGTGCTGCAGCAAGTCTGGGAACAGACCCGCGAAACCGTGGCCCTGTTCGTGCCGCGCGGCGACTTGCGGCTGTGCGTCGCCGAACTGCCCTGCCCGCAGCCCCTGAGCTTCAAGCGCGGCGTGGGCTACAGCGAAAAAATCGAACGCGGCGCCAGCGGCCGCGCCATCCTGGCCTATGCGGCGCCCACCGCCGCCCAGCTGGCGCGCTACAGCCAGGCCCTGGACATCGAGCCGGCCCGCCTGCAACGCGACCTGGCGCAGGTGAAGAAAAAGGGCTACGCCGAGAGCCACGACGAACTGATGCGGGGCGCCACCGCCGTGGCCGCGCCGTTCTTCGACCGCGCCGGCGCGGTGGCCGGGTCGATCGGCGTGTTCGGCCCGGCCGTGCGGCTGGACAAGGACCGCGTGGCGTCGCTGGCCGCCCTGGTCACCCGGGCCGCGGCCGAGCTGTCGGCCATGCTGGGCCATGCCGAACGGGCGCCGGGCGCGGCCTGA
- a CDS encoding 3-phenylpropionate/cinnamic acid dioxygenase subunit beta, producing the protein MMNTQVSPQPAAPAHGNTVGGDAAGLQHLLLRLEVEEFLYREADLIDSRRFDDWLDTLADDLSYFMPIRRNVKYGTHEERENTRQGRDISWFDEDKWTLRKRVEQIQTGVHWAEEPLSRVCHQVSNVRVLAVRELPDGGCEVDVGSRFLVYQNRVEYETYFFVGKRNDTLRRQAGGPWQLARREIILDQNVLLAKNLTVFF; encoded by the coding sequence ATGATGAATACCCAGGTTTCCCCCCAGCCGGCGGCGCCGGCGCACGGCAATACCGTCGGCGGCGATGCGGCCGGCCTGCAGCACCTGCTGCTGCGGCTGGAAGTCGAAGAATTCCTGTACCGCGAGGCCGACCTGATCGACTCGCGGCGGTTCGACGACTGGCTCGACACGCTGGCCGACGATCTGAGCTATTTCATGCCGATCCGCCGCAACGTCAAGTACGGCACCCATGAAGAACGCGAGAACACGCGCCAGGGCCGCGACATCAGCTGGTTCGACGAAGACAAGTGGACCCTGCGCAAGCGCGTCGAGCAGATCCAGACCGGCGTGCACTGGGCCGAAGAGCCGCTGTCGCGCGTGTGCCACCAGGTCAGCAATGTGCGCGTGCTGGCGGTGCGCGAACTGCCCGATGGCGGCTGCGAGGTCGATGTGGGTTCGCGCTTCCTGGTGTACCAGAACCGCGTCGAATACGAGACCTATTTTTTCGTGGGCAAGCGCAACGACACGCTGCGCCGCCAGGCGGGCGGGCCCTGGCAACTGGCCCGCCGCGAGATCATTCTGGACCAGAACGTGCTGCTGGCGAAGAACCTGACCGTGTTCTTCTGA